A DNA window from Bradyrhizobium sp. CCBAU 53421 contains the following coding sequences:
- a CDS encoding aromatic ring-hydroxylating dioxygenase subunit alpha, producing MADDGIFLRNAWYVAALNHELIDGKKLARTILERPIVIYRGASGKVVALDDRCCHRAAPLSMGRVEGDDIRCMYHGMKFAADGKCIQIPGQDAIPAKLGVRSYPVVERYNMIFIWTGDPEKADPKLILDYPPLENPKWRGLPGYMHYKANWLLIVDNLSDFAHLAFVHTNTLGGSEEYAYKTKPVAIEKLDDGFRVERWHMGADAPPYHKKVISNREDKVDRRNIGRMIVPGIFTLDTTFAPAGQGVEKGVQVPGTRSYRNAQFMTPETRSSTHFFWNYLHDFDTDNPNIALSLRHSLEEAFNEDKDFIEAQQKVLDVDPDYQLLAIGADAPLTYFRWLFARRLEAEKGTARAA from the coding sequence ATGGCTGACGACGGAATTTTCCTGCGCAACGCCTGGTACGTGGCGGCGCTGAATCACGAGCTGATCGACGGCAAGAAGCTGGCGCGCACCATATTGGAGCGGCCCATCGTGATCTATCGCGGCGCCAGCGGAAAGGTGGTCGCGCTCGACGACCGTTGCTGCCATCGCGCCGCGCCGCTGTCGATGGGCCGCGTCGAGGGCGACGACATCCGCTGCATGTATCACGGCATGAAGTTCGCGGCCGACGGCAAGTGCATCCAGATTCCCGGCCAGGACGCGATCCCTGCCAAGCTCGGCGTGCGCAGCTATCCGGTGGTCGAGCGCTACAACATGATCTTCATCTGGACCGGCGATCCCGAAAAGGCCGATCCGAAGCTGATCCTCGACTATCCGCCGCTCGAGAATCCCAAATGGCGCGGCCTGCCGGGCTACATGCACTACAAGGCCAATTGGCTGTTGATCGTCGACAATCTCAGCGATTTCGCGCATCTCGCCTTCGTGCACACCAACACGCTCGGCGGTTCCGAGGAATACGCCTACAAGACCAAGCCGGTCGCGATCGAGAAGCTGGACGACGGTTTCCGCGTCGAGCGCTGGCACATGGGCGCCGATGCGCCGCCCTACCACAAGAAGGTGATTTCCAATCGCGAGGACAAGGTCGATCGCCGCAACATCGGCCGCATGATCGTGCCGGGCATCTTCACGCTCGACACCACGTTTGCGCCGGCCGGGCAGGGCGTGGAGAAGGGCGTTCAGGTTCCGGGCACGCGATCATACCGCAACGCGCAGTTCATGACGCCGGAGACGCGTTCCTCGACGCACTTCTTCTGGAACTATCTGCACGATTTCGACACCGACAATCCGAACATTGCGCTGTCGCTGCGGCATTCTCTCGAGGAGGCCTTCAACGAGGACAAGGATTTCATCGAGGCGCAGCAGAAGGTGCTCGACGTCGATCCGGATTATCAGTTGCTGGCGATCGGCGCCGATGCGCCGCTGACCTATTTCCGCTGGCTGTTCGCGCGCAGGCTCGAGGCGGAGAAGGGCACGGCGCGCGCCGCCTAG
- a CDS encoding DUF5132 domain-containing protein translates to MNPNTNGSSHDTAFHHDAPEQDSEEGGGINKTVAVVAVVAVGAAVFEAALLPGLALGVAAVAAPKYLPKLAGALNPLFKSTVRGTYKFAQKSREMFAEAHEQVNDIVAEVKAESQAQEGKAAAESRASSAA, encoded by the coding sequence ATGAACCCGAATACCAATGGTAGCAGTCACGATACCGCCTTCCACCATGACGCCCCCGAACAGGATTCCGAGGAAGGCGGCGGCATCAACAAGACGGTTGCGGTGGTCGCGGTGGTGGCTGTCGGCGCTGCCGTGTTCGAAGCTGCCTTGCTCCCGGGACTTGCACTTGGCGTTGCCGCCGTCGCCGCGCCGAAATATCTGCCGAAGCTCGCCGGCGCCCTCAATCCGCTGTTCAAGTCCACCGTTCGCGGCACCTACAAGTTCGCCCAGAAGTCGCGCGAGATGTTTGCCGAGGCCCACGAGCAGGTGAACGACATCGTCGCGGAAGTGAAGGCCGAAAGCCAGGCGCAGGAGGGCAAGGCGGCGGCCGAGAGCCGGGCTTCGTCCGCGGCCTGA
- a CDS encoding IS5 family transposase (programmed frameshift), with the protein MVAAKRYELTEAQWARVAPLLPGKAGDPGRTAADNRLFVNGCLWVLRSGAHWSDLPERYGKWKTVHQRFSRWCHAGVWERVFAALTADRDNQYLMIDSTIVRAHQQATSGKGGPKNQALGRSRGGLTTKIHMLADALGRPLRFIVTAGQVNDITQAPALLHGQSGDAVLADKAYDSNALRAIIAEIGATAVIPSNRTRKIIIPHDADAYKQRNRIERCFCQLKHFRRLATRYDRRSDNFTGFIHLAAAMIWMQ; encoded by the exons ATGGTGGCGGCGAAACGATATGAGCTGACGGAGGCGCAATGGGCGAGGGTTGCGCCACTGCTGCCGGGGAAAGCCGGCGACCCGGGACGGACGGCTGCGGACAATCGACTGTTCGTCAACGGATGTTTGTGGGTCTTGCGATCGGGCGCACACTGGAGCGACCTGCCGGAACGGTACGGCAAGTGGAAAACGGTGCATCAGCGCTTCAGCCGCTGGTGCCATGCCGGCGTCTGGGAGCGCGTGTTCGCTGCTCTGACCGCCGATCGCGACAACCAGTATCTGATGATCGACAGCACCATCGTTCGCGCCCACCAGCAGGCGACGAGCGGAAAAGGGGGGCCAAAGA ATCAGGCGCTGGGGCGTTCCCGAGGCGGACTGACCACCAAGATCCACATGCTGGCTGATGCGCTCGGCCGTCCGCTCCGCTTCATCGTCACGGCTGGGCAAGTTAATGACATCACCCAGGCGCCCGCACTGCTCCACGGCCAGAGCGGCGATGCCGTGCTCGCCGACAAGGCCTATGACAGCAACGCCTTGCGTGCGATCATCGCGGAAATCGGCGCAACGGCGGTGATCCCGTCAAACCGCACCCGCAAGATCATCATTCCGCACGACGCCGACGCCTACAAACAGCGCAACCGCATCGAGCGCTGCTTTTGCCAGCTCAAACACTTCCGACGCTTGGCAACCCGTTATGACAGGCGATCTGACAACTTTACTGGCTTCATCCATCTCGCAGCCGCAATGATCTGGATGCAATGA
- a CDS encoding LysR family transcriptional regulator, whose protein sequence is MEWRDWELFCEVVEHGGFTAAARVLGHPKSSLSAAVQRLEANLGLRLIERTTRHLRLTDSGETIYRKVRPLFAALHDTHSEALAMSSAVAGTLRIKAPYEFGAHHAGPVACAVMGRYPELAIRIDVEHDIVNPIAENYDIVFAMLEAPLPSAGIVIRRVFTLERGLFAAPALLEKFGEPRTLDELRKLPLLTGPSDPPWAITAPGGVVEHLAVDRARLTSSNAHVRLQAALAGHGVLRVTASYTRAAVAAGELRRLLPDHACEPLNVHALLPARQFVPAKVRCFLDAMEAHARGDPEAYIRP, encoded by the coding sequence ATGGAGTGGCGCGACTGGGAGCTGTTTTGCGAGGTTGTCGAGCATGGCGGCTTCACCGCGGCTGCGCGCGTGCTCGGGCATCCCAAATCGAGCCTCAGTGCTGCGGTGCAGCGTCTCGAAGCCAATCTCGGGCTGCGGCTAATCGAGCGGACCACGCGGCACCTGCGGCTGACCGATTCCGGTGAGACCATCTACCGCAAGGTCCGCCCGTTGTTCGCCGCGCTGCATGACACCCATAGCGAGGCGCTGGCGATGTCGAGCGCGGTCGCCGGCACCTTGCGGATCAAGGCGCCGTATGAATTCGGCGCGCACCATGCAGGGCCGGTCGCCTGCGCCGTGATGGGCCGCTATCCGGAGCTCGCGATCCGGATCGACGTCGAGCACGACATCGTCAATCCGATCGCCGAGAACTACGACATCGTGTTCGCGATGCTGGAGGCGCCGCTGCCGTCGGCCGGCATCGTGATCCGCCGCGTCTTCACCCTCGAGCGCGGCCTGTTCGCGGCGCCGGCGCTGCTGGAGAAATTCGGCGAGCCGCGCACGCTGGACGAATTGCGAAAGCTGCCGCTATTGACCGGCCCCAGCGATCCGCCATGGGCGATCACGGCTCCCGGCGGCGTGGTCGAACATCTCGCGGTGGATCGCGCGCGCCTGACCAGCTCGAATGCCCATGTCCGGCTGCAGGCGGCACTCGCCGGCCATGGCGTGCTGCGGGTGACGGCGAGCTACACCCGCGCCGCGGTCGCGGCCGGCGAATTGCGGCGGCTGCTGCCGGACCATGCCTGCGAGCCGCTCAACGTGCACGCGCTGCTGCCGGCGCGGCAATTTGTCCCGGCCAAGGTGCGCTGCTTCCTCGACGCGATGGAAGCGCACGCGCGCGGCGATCCGGAGGCCTATATCAGGCCATAG
- a CDS encoding RNA polymerase sigma factor yields the protein MRQAHVTPMPPIRSGDAELVRRALARDEAAIRAIMQANNRRLFRLARGILRNDNEAEDVVQDAYVRAFTHLDQFRGDSSLSTWLSRIAMNEALGRLRSKRASVEWSELPNGAAEAQIIQFPLSSAADPEKSMAQREIQQFVEHAIDELPEAFRLVFITRVIEGMNVEETADILGLKPETVKTRLHRARTMLRDNVERKIGPIVMEAFPFAGRRCARLTEAVLQRLGITA from the coding sequence ATGCGCCAGGCCCATGTCACGCCTATGCCGCCGATCCGTTCGGGCGATGCCGAGCTCGTGCGACGCGCGCTCGCCCGCGACGAGGCCGCGATCCGCGCCATCATGCAGGCCAATAATCGCCGGCTGTTCCGGCTGGCGCGCGGCATCCTCCGCAACGACAACGAGGCCGAGGATGTGGTTCAGGACGCCTATGTACGCGCCTTCACCCATCTGGACCAATTCCGCGGCGACTCCAGCCTCTCGACCTGGCTGTCGCGGATCGCGATGAACGAGGCGCTCGGCCGGCTGCGCAGCAAGCGCGCCAGCGTGGAGTGGTCCGAGCTGCCGAACGGCGCCGCAGAAGCCCAAATCATCCAGTTTCCGCTGTCGTCAGCGGCCGATCCGGAAAAATCCATGGCCCAGCGCGAAATCCAGCAATTCGTCGAGCACGCAATCGATGAACTGCCCGAGGCGTTCCGCCTCGTCTTCATCACCCGTGTGATCGAGGGCATGAATGTCGAGGAGACCGCCGACATCCTCGGCCTCAAGCCGGAAACCGTGAAGACCCGCCTGCACCGCGCCCGAACCATGCTGCGCGACAATGTCGAGCGCAAGATCGGCCCCATCGTGATGGAGGCTTTTCCGTTCGCGGGCCGACGCTGCGCGCGATTGACCGAGGCGGTTCTGCAACGGCTCGGCATCACAGCATAG
- a CDS encoding helix-turn-helix transcriptional regulator codes for MKADFAFKTSVVSDITPALLAIGRDGFPQALIGALRCVAGVGHCMVFSFTGPRSAACLLDVGNIPTGRDLRIAYSEHFHQADPNRDAVFEGKTQAVPIVLPNFARRMYSDGYRKIFFDDSDIVDKFASAIWTGDTCFYVNFYQITAQGRFSREQIARLAAVAPALTAAVARHFQRDPAADVDPIARLKTLFATAEPLARLTGREQEVCLRILSGLSSEAIAAELGIGLHSALTYRKRAYDKLGISSQNELFAIALRLMASARQLN; via the coding sequence ATGAAGGCAGATTTCGCCTTCAAGACTTCGGTCGTCAGCGACATCACGCCGGCGCTGCTGGCGATCGGCCGCGACGGCTTTCCGCAGGCGCTGATCGGCGCGCTGCGCTGCGTCGCCGGCGTCGGTCACTGCATGGTGTTCTCGTTCACAGGCCCGCGGTCCGCCGCGTGCCTGCTCGACGTCGGCAACATCCCGACCGGGCGCGACCTCCGGATCGCCTATTCCGAACATTTCCATCAGGCCGACCCGAACCGAGATGCGGTGTTCGAGGGTAAGACGCAGGCCGTGCCGATCGTGCTGCCGAACTTCGCCCGCCGGATGTACAGCGACGGCTACCGCAAGATCTTCTTCGACGATTCCGACATCGTCGACAAGTTCGCCTCCGCGATCTGGACCGGCGACACCTGCTTCTACGTCAATTTCTACCAGATCACCGCGCAAGGCCGCTTCAGCCGCGAGCAGATCGCGCGTCTGGCCGCGGTCGCGCCTGCGTTGACCGCAGCGGTGGCGCGGCACTTCCAGCGCGACCCGGCAGCGGATGTTGATCCGATCGCGCGGCTGAAGACCTTGTTTGCGACCGCTGAGCCGCTCGCGCGGCTGACCGGGCGCGAGCAGGAGGTCTGCCTGCGCATCCTTTCGGGCCTCAGCTCGGAAGCGATCGCCGCCGAGCTCGGCATCGGGCTGCATTCAGCACTCACCTACCGCAAGCGCGCCTATGACAAGCTCGGCATCTCCTCGCAGAACGAGCTGTTCGCGATCGCGCTGCGCCTGATGGCGTCGGCACGCCAGCTGAACTGA
- a CDS encoding cupredoxin domain-containing protein: MSPRRYLATLALFALGAMAVPAHAATIQIVMENLVISPAEVSAKVGDTVEWVNKDVLAHTATAKNGDFDVTIAPNKTVKSVLTKAGTVDYYCRYHPNMKAVLTIAP, encoded by the coding sequence ATGTCGCCGAGACGCTATCTCGCAACGCTGGCTTTGTTCGCGCTCGGCGCGATGGCCGTCCCGGCGCATGCAGCCACCATCCAGATCGTGATGGAGAATCTGGTGATCTCGCCGGCCGAGGTATCGGCCAAGGTCGGCGACACCGTCGAATGGGTCAACAAGGACGTTCTGGCGCACACCGCCACCGCGAAGAACGGCGACTTCGACGTGACGATCGCGCCGAACAAGACGGTCAAGTCGGTTCTGACCAAGGCCGGCACCGTCGACTACTATTGCCGCTATCACCCCAACATGAAGGCGGTGCTGACCATCGCGCCATAA
- a CDS encoding DUF4142 domain-containing protein has product MFVRLSIAVAALGVLTGAALAQGTKLTDPQIAHIAYTAGVIDINAAKQAETKASNKEVKAFAKDMARDHEAVNKQALDLVKKLKVTPEDNDTSKALSKQAADKLAELGKLKGTAYDKAYIDNEVGYHKTVNTALETQLIPSASNPELKSLLQTGLKIFQGHQQHAEHVAASMK; this is encoded by the coding sequence ATGTTCGTTCGATTGAGCATCGCGGTCGCCGCGCTCGGCGTTCTCACCGGAGCAGCGCTGGCCCAGGGTACAAAGCTGACCGATCCGCAGATCGCGCACATCGCCTACACGGCCGGTGTGATCGACATCAACGCCGCCAAGCAGGCGGAGACCAAAGCTTCCAACAAGGAGGTCAAGGCATTCGCCAAGGACATGGCGCGCGACCATGAAGCGGTGAACAAGCAGGCGCTCGACCTCGTCAAGAAGCTGAAGGTGACGCCGGAGGACAACGACACCAGCAAGGCGCTGTCGAAACAGGCGGCCGACAAGCTCGCCGAGCTCGGCAAGCTGAAGGGCACCGCCTACGACAAGGCCTATATCGACAACGAGGTCGGCTACCACAAGACCGTCAACACCGCGCTGGAGACGCAGCTGATCCCCTCGGCGAGCAATCCCGAGCTGAAGAGCCTGCTGCAGACCGGCCTGAAGATCTTCCAGGGCCACCAGCAGCATGCCGAACATGTCGCGGCCAGCATGAAGTAA
- a CDS encoding HMA2 domain-containing protein, with translation MTKMKLQIAHQIPGRIRMKVPSAKESPELLEQIKQTFSVIPGIEEVIVNPATGSIVLHYDTERHDEFHGRLEHHTGGHYKPPANEIDALATKIEQEAEYLAEHSHTARVIVDFFKDFDNGIKVATGNVVDLKILLATGIAGFTIFEVGANAATPVWVTLAIFALNHMIQANMAAAEQAEPAGATA, from the coding sequence ATGACCAAGATGAAGCTGCAAATTGCGCATCAGATTCCGGGGCGGATTCGCATGAAGGTGCCGTCGGCCAAGGAAAGCCCCGAGCTTCTCGAGCAGATCAAGCAGACCTTCAGCGTCATTCCCGGCATCGAGGAAGTCATCGTCAACCCGGCGACGGGCAGCATCGTGCTGCACTACGACACCGAGCGGCACGACGAATTTCACGGCCGACTGGAGCATCACACCGGCGGCCACTACAAGCCGCCGGCCAATGAGATCGACGCGCTGGCAACCAAGATCGAGCAGGAAGCCGAGTACCTCGCCGAGCACTCGCATACGGCCAGGGTGATCGTCGATTTCTTCAAGGACTTCGACAACGGCATCAAGGTCGCCACCGGAAACGTGGTCGATCTGAAGATCCTGCTCGCCACGGGCATCGCCGGCTTCACCATCTTCGAGGTCGGCGCCAATGCGGCGACGCCGGTCTGGGTCACGCTGGCGATCTTTGCGCTCAACCACATGATCCAGGCCAACATGGCTGCCGCGGAGCAGGCGGAGCCGGCAGGCGCGACGGCCTGA
- a CDS encoding cytochrome P450: MSTAPHFDIDVPAFWQDPYPTLARMRKLAPIAFVPQLGSTLLCNRDDIFVSEKQIDVFSSHQPEGLMNKLMGHNMMRKDGDAHMNERKAIFPAISPKTVRSHWTAQFAAHATRILDELSPDGVVDFVQAFALPFSAECLKSITGLTNMRFQDMNAWSQGMIDGIANYVGDAAIEARCHAATSGIDAAIDDMVPRLRKTPDLSLLGVMLQTDMPMESVRANIKLAISGGQNEPRDAIAGTVWALLTHPDQLALAMSGAIPWLQVFEEYARWISPIGMSPRRIAKPWTIRDVAFETNERVFLMFGSANRDEKHFDRPDAFDVRRDASKSIAFGAGPHFCAGAWASRAMVADVALPAIFDRLTNLRLIADKPPRIGGWAFRGLLDLPVTWDR; this comes from the coding sequence GTGAGCACCGCTCCCCATTTCGACATCGACGTCCCCGCCTTCTGGCAGGACCCCTATCCGACGCTGGCGCGGATGCGCAAGCTGGCGCCGATCGCCTTTGTGCCGCAGCTCGGCAGCACGCTGCTGTGCAACCGCGACGACATCTTCGTTTCCGAGAAGCAGATCGACGTGTTCTCGTCGCACCAGCCCGAGGGGCTGATGAACAAGCTGATGGGCCACAACATGATGCGCAAGGATGGCGATGCGCACATGAACGAGCGCAAGGCGATCTTCCCGGCGATCTCGCCGAAAACCGTGCGATCGCACTGGACCGCGCAGTTCGCTGCACACGCGACGCGCATCCTCGATGAACTATCGCCGGACGGCGTGGTCGATTTCGTGCAGGCCTTCGCGCTCCCGTTCTCGGCCGAATGCCTGAAATCGATCACCGGCCTCACCAATATGCGCTTCCAGGACATGAACGCCTGGTCGCAAGGCATGATCGACGGCATCGCCAATTATGTCGGCGATGCCGCGATCGAGGCACGCTGCCATGCCGCGACCTCGGGCATCGACGCCGCGATCGACGACATGGTCCCCAGGCTGCGCAAGACGCCCGACCTCAGCCTGCTCGGCGTGATGCTGCAGACCGACATGCCAATGGAAAGCGTGCGCGCCAACATCAAGCTGGCGATCTCGGGCGGACAGAACGAGCCGCGCGATGCGATCGCCGGCACGGTATGGGCGCTGCTGACCCATCCGGATCAGCTCGCGCTGGCTATGAGCGGCGCGATCCCGTGGCTGCAGGTGTTCGAGGAATATGCGCGCTGGATCTCGCCGATCGGGATGTCGCCGCGGCGGATCGCAAAGCCCTGGACGATCCGCGATGTCGCGTTCGAGACCAACGAGCGCGTGTTCCTGATGTTCGGCTCGGCGAACCGCGACGAGAAGCATTTCGATCGACCCGACGCATTCGACGTGCGCCGCGACGCCAGCAAGAGCATCGCGTTCGGTGCCGGTCCGCATTTCTGCGCCGGCGCCTGGGCTTCGCGCGCCATGGTCGCCGATGTGGCCCTGCCCGCGATCTTCGACAGGCTGACCAATCTGCGCCTGATCGCGGACAAGCCGCCGCGGATCGGCGGCTGGGCGTTCCGCGGCCTGCTGGATTTGCCGGTGACGTGGGACCGGTAG
- a CDS encoding heavy metal translocating P-type ATPase encodes MDFSFCHSMPGRIRLSIPALRHNRKFGETCLGWLRAQDGIRTARINYDCASLVLEYDPAREQRLLALLNGFRSMSLADVKALCASAAQEVALPRASAPEVSKRSPLALPTLSLFMAFSANPVITAINMPLMLWNAIPIAKRAWKVWANESRLNIDVLDTLAISASVVQGNPLAGCIITWLIKLGDWIRDLTAAGSRRAINELLEFQSKTAWLLRDGEVVSIPAAELKNGDIVVVYPGEMIPVDGEIIDGSATIDQKTITGEGLPVHRGKGEAAFAATVIREGQITLRALRVGTATTAGQIVRLIESAPIGDTRMQNHAERFADRLVTPTLALATGTAMVSGDFNRFLSLVIVDYGTGIRVAAPTSVLSSMTLAARTGMIIKSGGHMEKLAGIDTMVFDKTGTLTHGTPAVIDVISYQNSITPNHLLGLAAAAETKLQHPVAEALRTRARQLAVNIPPCHETTYRLGLGVEGQVNGYYVHVGNQRFMRQSEIAVDASALDRAALDQRGYSSLYIAVDGKLAGLVPYSDEIRKESRSVIQRLHALGVKNSIMLTGDNAVVARAVCENLGLTEHFADMLPADKAGVIQELQRQGRRVAMVGDGINDSPALSFADVGIAMKHGAEVTHESADVILMEDSLWKLVKAVEISQGAVSLIKQNYAIVAALNTLALGLALPGGLITPEVTALISNGSAILASFNGIRPILRYQ; translated from the coding sequence ATGGACTTCAGTTTCTGCCACTCCATGCCTGGGCGCATTCGTCTGAGCATTCCCGCGCTCAGGCACAATCGCAAGTTCGGCGAGACCTGCCTTGGCTGGCTGCGCGCCCAGGACGGTATCAGGACCGCGCGGATCAACTACGACTGCGCGAGCCTCGTGCTGGAATATGATCCGGCCCGCGAGCAGAGGCTGCTGGCGCTGCTGAACGGCTTCAGGAGCATGAGCCTCGCCGACGTCAAGGCGCTGTGCGCGAGCGCCGCGCAGGAGGTGGCGTTGCCGCGCGCCAGCGCGCCGGAAGTCTCCAAGCGCTCGCCGCTGGCACTGCCGACGCTGTCGCTGTTCATGGCCTTCAGCGCCAATCCGGTGATCACGGCGATCAACATGCCGCTGATGCTGTGGAATGCGATCCCGATCGCCAAGCGCGCCTGGAAGGTCTGGGCAAACGAGAGCCGGCTGAACATCGACGTGCTCGACACGCTCGCGATCAGCGCGTCGGTGGTCCAGGGCAATCCGCTGGCCGGCTGCATCATCACCTGGCTGATCAAGCTCGGCGACTGGATCCGCGACCTGACCGCGGCGGGCTCGCGGCGCGCGATCAATGAGCTGCTCGAATTCCAGTCGAAGACAGCCTGGCTGCTGCGCGACGGCGAGGTGGTGTCGATCCCCGCTGCCGAGCTCAAGAACGGCGACATCGTCGTGGTGTATCCCGGCGAGATGATCCCGGTCGACGGCGAGATCATCGACGGCTCCGCCACCATCGACCAGAAGACCATCACCGGCGAGGGCCTGCCGGTGCATCGCGGCAAGGGCGAAGCGGCCTTTGCCGCCACGGTGATCCGCGAGGGCCAGATCACCTTGCGCGCGCTGCGCGTCGGAACCGCGACCACCGCAGGCCAGATCGTGCGATTGATCGAATCCGCGCCGATCGGCGACACCCGCATGCAGAACCATGCCGAACGCTTCGCCGACCGCCTGGTGACCCCCACCCTGGCGCTCGCCACCGGCACCGCCATGGTCTCGGGCGACTTCAATCGCTTCCTCTCGCTGGTGATCGTCGACTACGGCACCGGCATCCGCGTCGCGGCGCCGACCTCGGTGCTGTCCTCGATGACGCTGGCCGCCCGCACCGGCATGATCATCAAGAGCGGCGGCCACATGGAGAAGCTCGCCGGGATCGACACCATGGTGTTCGACAAGACCGGCACCCTGACCCACGGCACGCCCGCCGTCATCGACGTGATCTCCTACCAGAACTCGATCACGCCGAACCATTTGCTCGGGCTCGCCGCAGCCGCCGAAACCAAGCTGCAGCATCCGGTCGCCGAAGCGTTACGCACACGGGCCCGGCAGCTCGCCGTCAACATCCCGCCGTGCCACGAGACCACCTACCGCCTCGGCCTCGGCGTCGAGGGCCAGGTCAACGGCTACTATGTCCATGTCGGCAACCAGCGCTTCATGCGCCAGAGCGAGATCGCTGTCGACGCCTCGGCCCTCGATCGCGCCGCGCTCGACCAGCGCGGCTATTCGAGCCTCTATATCGCGGTGGACGGCAAGCTCGCGGGCCTCGTGCCTTACTCCGACGAGATCCGCAAGGAGAGCCGTTCGGTGATCCAGCGGCTGCATGCGCTGGGCGTCAAGAACAGCATCATGCTGACCGGCGACAATGCGGTGGTGGCGCGCGCGGTCTGCGAGAATCTCGGGCTCACCGAGCACTTCGCCGACATGCTGCCGGCCGACAAGGCCGGCGTCATCCAGGAGCTGCAACGCCAGGGGCGCAGGGTCGCCATGGTCGGCGACGGCATCAACGATTCTCCCGCGCTGAGCTTCGCCGACGTCGGGATCGCGATGAAGCACGGTGCCGAGGTCACGCACGAATCCGCCGACGTCATCCTGATGGAAGATTCGCTCTGGAAGCTGGTCAAGGCAGTCGAGATCTCGCAAGGCGCCGTCAGCCTGATCAAGCAGAACTACGCCATCGTCGCCGCGCTCAACACGCTGGCGCTTGGCCTTGCTTTGCCCGGCGGCCTGATCACGCCCGAGGTGACCGCGCTCATCAGCAATGGCTCGGCGATCCTCGCGAGCTTCAACGGCATACGGCCGATACTGCGCTATCAATGA
- a CDS encoding nuclear transport factor 2 family protein, giving the protein MTDHTTIARNYIELWNERTPSRRREMLSQNWTADARYIDPLMSGDGHEGVDALIAGVQQKFPDFRFKLIGEPNGFGDHVRFSWGLGPDGVDSPIKGTDFAMLKDGRIRSITGFLDQVPGA; this is encoded by the coding sequence ATGACCGACCACACCACGATCGCCCGCAACTATATCGAGCTCTGGAACGAGCGGACGCCGAGCCGGCGCCGCGAGATGCTGAGCCAGAACTGGACCGCCGACGCGCGCTATATCGATCCGCTGATGAGCGGCGACGGCCATGAGGGCGTCGACGCGCTGATCGCCGGCGTGCAGCAGAAGTTTCCGGACTTCCGCTTCAAGCTGATCGGCGAGCCGAACGGCTTCGGCGACCATGTCCGGTTCTCCTGGGGCCTTGGCCCTGACGGCGTCGACAGCCCGATCAAGGGCACCGACTTCGCCATGCTGAAGGACGGCCGTATCAGGAGCATCACCGGGTTCCTCGACCAGGTGCCGGGCGCCTGA